The following proteins come from a genomic window of Aphelocoma coerulescens isolate FSJ_1873_10779 chromosome 18, UR_Acoe_1.0, whole genome shotgun sequence:
- the NOTUM gene encoding palmitoleoyl-protein carboxylesterase NOTUM yields the protein MGTAAVHLLLLLGLLHAGPGGEGRKGWRRRGPAVRERGEAAAAAAESFPLDFTAVEGNMDSFMAQIKSLAQSLYPCSAQALPHDLRLHLLHNASVTCNDGSPAGYYLKESKGSRRWLLFLEGGWYCFNRENCDTRYDTMRRLMSSREWPATRVGTGILSSQPEENPHWWNANMVFIPYCSSDVWSGASSKSEKNEYAFMGALIIQEVIKELVGKGLSTAKVLLLAGSSAGGTGVLLNVDRVAEQLEEMGYQGIQVRGLADSGWFLDNKQYRRTDCIDTITCAPTEAIRRGIRYWNGIVPERCKLQFKEGEEWNCFFGYKIYPTLRCPVFVVQWLFDEAQLTVDNVHLTGQPVQEGQWLYIQNLGRELRNTLKDVTASFAPACLSHEIITRNHWTDIQVKGTSLPRALHCWDRSLHESNKNGKAPLKGCPIHLIDSCPWPHCNPSCPTIRDQFTGQEMNVIQFLMHMGFDVQKMAQQQGLEPSKLLGMLSSGN from the exons ATGGGCACGGCAGCGGTgcacctcctgctgctgttggggCTGCTGCACGCCGGGCCCGGCGGCgagggcaggaagggctggcGGCGGCGAGGCCCGGCGGTCCGCGAGcgcggcgaggcggcggcggcggcagccgaGAGTTTCCCGCTGGACTTCACCGCCGTGGAGGGCAACATGGACAGCTTCATGGCGCAGATCAAGAGCCTGGCGCAGTCGCTGTACCCCTGCTCGGCCCAGGCACTGCCGCACGACCTGCGCCTGCACCTCCTGCACAACGCCTCGGTCACCTGCAACGACGGCAGCCCGGCCGG CTACTACCTGAAGGAGTCCAAAGGCAGTCGGCGgtggctgctgttcctggaAG GAGGGTGGTACTGCTTCAACAGGGAGAACTGCGACACCCGCTACGACACCATGCGGCGGCTGATGAGCTCCCGGGAGTGGCCCGCGACCCGCGTGG GAACTGGAATCCTGTCCTCTCAGCCAGAAGAAAATCCCCACTGGTGGAATGCAAACATGGT ATTCATCCCATATTGCTCAAGTGATGTTTGGAGTGGTGCCTCTTCCAAGTCTGAGAAAA ATGAATATGCCTTCATGGGAGCACTGATCATACAGGAGGTTATAAAGGAGCTGGTGGGAAAAGGTCTGAGCACTGCGAAAGTGTTGCTGCTAGCGGGGAGCAG tgctggagggacaggagtgCTCCTGAATGTGGATCGagtggcagagcagctggaggagatGGGTTATCAAGGGATTCAGGTTCGAGGCTTGGCAGACTCTGGATGGTTCCTAGATAACAAACAGTATCGCAGAACCGACTGTATTGATACCATAACATGTGCTCCAACAGAGGCCATTAGAAGAGGAATAAG ATACTGGAATGGCATTGTTCCTGAACGCTGTAAACTGCAGTTTAAAGAGGGAGAGGAATGGAATTGCTTTTTTGGATATAAGATTTACCCCACTCTTCGAT GCCCAGTCTTTGTTGTCCAGTGGCTCTTTGATGAGGCCCAGCTTACTGTAGACAACGTACACCTAACTGGCCAGCCTGTTCAGGAAGGGCAGTGGCTCTACATCCAGAATTTGGGTAGAGAGCTGAGAAACACCTTGAAGGATGTGAC agCGAGCTTTGCTCCTGCCTGTTTGTCCCACGAGATCATCACACGCAA TCACTGGACTGACATCCAGGTGAAGGGGACATCATTACCCCGTGCCCTGCACTGTTGGGATCGGAGCCTCCATGAGAGCAACAAAAATGGGAAGGCTCCTCTGAAAGGCTGCCCAATTCACCTGATTGACAGCTGTCCATGGCCTCACTGCAACCCCTCGTGCCCCACAATCAGGGACCAGTTCACAGGGCAGGAGATGAATGTGATCCAGTTCCTCATGCACATGGGTTTCGATGTTCAGAAgatggcacagcagcagggcctggagccCAGTAAACTCCTGGGGATGCTCAGCAGTGGTAACTAG
- the MYADML2 gene encoding myeloid-associated differentiation marker-like protein 2, whose protein sequence is MESTGGPYLNTAAVTSPVGIARLLQMTFGCTTFSLVAHQGGFSAAYGTFCMFVWTFCFAITVFIITCEFTHLHSCLSLSWGNFTAAFAMLATLMSITAAVIYPLYFVQVGCYPIGCEVRDFRIAASVFAGLLFVAYATEVFLTRAKPGQVTSYMATISGLLKIVQAFVACIIFGALVNDSQYGKYVATQWCVAVYSFCFVVTVVVVAFSVTGKTALLWFPFERSVVIYTFGAVLLYMSAAVIWPVFCFDSKYGSPRRPGLCAKGKCPWDSQLVIAIFTYVNLLLYVLDLAYSQRIRFVSHL, encoded by the coding sequence ATGGAGAGCACGGGAGGGCCATATCTGAACACAGCTGCGGTGACTTCCCCTGTAGGAATAGCTCGATTGCTGCAGATGACCTTCGGATGTACCACATTCAGCCTGGTTGCCCACCAAGGGGGGTTCAGTGCCGCATATGGCACCTTCTGCATGTTTGTCTGGACCTTCTGCTTTGCCATCACTGTGTTCATCATCACCTGTGAGTTCACACACCTGCACAGCTGCCTGAGTCTCTCCTGGGGAAACTTCACTGCTGCTTTTGCCATGCTTGCCACACTCATGTCCATCACAGCTGCAGTGATCTACCCGCTCTACTTCGTCCAGGTGGGCTGTTACCCCATCGGCTGTGAGGTGAGAGATTTCCGCATTGCAGCCAGTGTCTTCGCGGGCCTTCTGTTTGTTGCGTACGCCACTGAGGTGTTCTTAACCAGGGCAAAACCAGGACAAGTCACCAGCTACATGGCTACTATCTCTGGGCTCTTGAAAATCGTTCAGGCCTTTGTGGCCTGCATCATCTTTGGGGCACTGGTGAACGACAGCCAATATGGTAAATACGTGGCAACACAGTGGTGTGTGGCTGTCTACAGCTTTTGCTTTGTGGTGACAGTGGTGGTAGTGGCCTTCAGTGTCACAGGTAAGACTGCCTTGCTGTGGTTCCCTTTTGAGCGTTCTGTGGTCATCTACACCtttggggctgtgctgctctacATGAGTGCTGCGGTCATCTGGCCAGTGTTCTGCTTTGACAGCAAGTACGGCTCCCCACGACGCCCTGGCCTCTGCGCCAAGGGCAAGTGcccctgggacagccagctggtGATTGCCATCTTCACCTATGTCAACCTGCTGCTCTATGTCTTGGACCTGGCATACTCCCAGCGCATCCGCTTTGTCTCACACCTCTGA
- the PYCR1 gene encoding pyrroline-5-carboxylate reductase 1, mitochondrial, whose product MSVGFIGAGQLAFALARGFTAAGVLAAHKITASSPDTDLPTVSRLRKIGVNFTVSNKDTVKSSDVLFLAVKPPIIPFILEEVGPDIEARHIVVSCAAGVTISSIEKKLSTFCPTPKVIRCMTNTPVIVREGATVYATGTHADVEDGKLLEQLMASVGFCTEVEEDLIDAVTGLSGSGPAYAFTALDALADGGVKMGLPRRLAVRLGAQALLGAAKMLLESEQHPGQLKDNVCSPGGATIHALHFLESGGFRSLLINAVEASCIRTRELQHLADQEKISPAAIKKTLLDKVKLESPSLSVASASKVSLFTHKSKKN is encoded by the exons ATGAGCGTGGGGTTCATCGGCGCGGGGCAGCTTGCCTTCGCCCTGGCCCGCGGCTTCACGGCGGCAG GGGTCCTGGCTGCGCACAAGATCACGGCGAGCTCCCCGGACACTGACCTGCCCACCGTGAGCAGGCTGCGG AAAATAGGAGTGAACTTCACGGTGAGCAACAAGGACACGGTGAAGAGCAGCGATGTCCTCTTCCTGGCCGTGAAGCCACCCATCATCCCCTTcatcctggaggaggtgggccCCGACATCGAGGCCCGGCACATCGTGGTCTCCTGCGCGGCCGGCGTCACCATCAGCTCTATCGAGAAG AAACTCTCTACCTTCTGCCCCACACCAAAAGTGATCAGGTGCATGACCAACACCCCTGTGATTGTCCGGGAAGGTGCTACAGTCTATGCCACTGGAACTCATGCGGATGTGGAAGATGGGAAGCTCTTGGAACAACTGATGGCCAGTGTGGGCTTCTGCACTGAGGTGGAAGAGGATCTCATTGATGCTGTAACGGGGCTCAGTGGCAGTGGCCCTGCGTAT GCATTCACTGCCCTGGATGCTCTTGCAGATGGAGGAGTAAAGATGGGCCTTCCCCGGAGGCTGGCAGTTCGACTTGGAGCACAGGCTTTGCTG GGTGCTGCCAAAATGCTGTTAGAATCTGAGCAGCATCCCGGTCAGCTGAAGGACAATGTCTGCTCGCCCGGGGGAGCCACTATCCATGCCCTGCACTTCCTGGAGAGTGGTGGCTTTCGCTCACTCCTCATCAATGCTGTGGAGGCTTCCTGTATCCGGACAAG GGAGCTGCAGCATTTGGCAGACCAAGAGAAGATTTCCCCAGCAGCCATAAAGAAAACTTTGCTGGACAAGGTGAagctggagtctccctctctgtctGTGGCATCTGCTAGCAAAGTCAGTCTGTTCACCCACAAGAGCAAGAAGAACTGA